The Amycolatopsis sp. DG1A-15b genome contains the following window.
CGCCGGCGAGGACAAGATGACCGCGGCGAACAACACCGAGATCCCGGTCGAGACCGACGACATCGACCACTTCGGCAACCGCCGCATCCGGACCGTCGGCGAGCTGATCCAGAACCAGATCCGGGTCGGCCTGTCGCGCACCGAGCGCGTCGTCCGCGAGCGCATGACCACGCAGGACGTCGAGGCGATCACCCCGCAGACCCTGATCAACATCCGCCCGATCGGCGCGGCGATCAAGGAGTTCTTCGGCACCTCGCAGCTGTCGCAGTTCATGCAGCAGACGAACCCGATCGACGGCCTGACCCACAAGCGCCGCCTCAACGCGCTGGGCCCGGGTGGTCTGTCGCGTGAGCGCGCCGGCATGGAGGTCCGCGACGTCCACCCGTCGCACTACGGCCGGATGTGCCCGATCGAGACGCCGGAAGGCCCGAACATCGGCCTGATCGGCTCGCTCTGCTCCTACGCGCGGGTCAACCCGTTCGGCTTCATCGAGACGCCGTACCGCAAGGTCGTCGAGGGCCGGGTCACCGACCAGATCGACTACCTGACCGCGGACGAAGAAGACCGGTTCGTCAAGGCCCAGGCCAACGCGCCGATCACCGACGACGGCACCTTCGTCGAAGACCGGGTCATGGCCCGCCGCAAGGGCGGCGAGGTCGAGCTGATCGACCCGCTCGACATCGACTACATGGACGTGTCGCCGCGGCAGATGGTCTCGATCGCGACGGCGATGATCCCGTTCCTCGAGCACGACGACGCGAACCGCGCGCTGATGGGCGCGAACATGCAGCGTCAGGCCGTGCCGCTGCTGCGCAGCCAGGCGCCGTACGTCGGCACCGGCGTGGAGCTGCGGGCCGCGATCGACTCCGGCGACATGCTGGTCGCCGAGCAGTCGGGCGTGGTGGAGGAGCTGTCGGCGGACCTGATCACGGTCATGCACGACGACGGCACGCGGAAGAGCTACAGCCTCTACAAGTTCCGCCGCTCGAACCACGGCACCTGCTTCAACCACCGCCCGATCGTCAACGAGGGCGACCGGATCGAAGCCGGCCAGGTCATCGCCGACGGCCCGTCCACCGAAAACGGTGAGGTGGCGCTCGGCAAGAACCTGCTGGTCGCGGTCATGCCGTGGGAGGGCCACAACTACGAGGACGCGATCATCCTCTCCGAGCGCCTTGTGCAGGACGACGTCTTGACGTCGATCCACATCGAGGAGCACGAGATCGACGCCCGCGACACCAAGCTGGGCGCCGAGGAGATCACCCGGGACATCCCGAACGTCTCCGAGGAGGTGCTGGCCGACCTCGACGAGCGCGGCATCATCCGCATCGGTGCCGAGGTCCGTGACGGCGACATCCTGGTCGGCAAGGTCACGCCGAAGGGCGAGACCGAGCTGACCCCGGAGGAGCGCCTGCTCCGCGCGATCTTCGGCGAGAAGGCCCGCGAAGTCCGCGACACCTCGCTGAAGGTGCCGCACGGCGAGACCGGCAAGGTCATCGGCATCCGGGTGTTCTCCCGCGAGGACGACGACGAGCTGCCCCCGGGCGTCAACGAGCTGGTCCGCGTCTACGTGGCCCAGAAGCGCAAGATCCAGCCGGGCGACAAGCTCGCCGGCCGGCACGGGAACAAGGGTGTCATCGGCAAGATCCTGCCGGTCGAGGACATGCCGTTCATGGAGGACGGCACGCCCGTCGACATCATCCTGAACACCCACGGTGTGCCGCGACGGATGAACATCGGCCAGATCCTCGAGCTGCACCTGGGCTGGCTGGCGTCGCAGGGCTGGACGATCGAGGGCGACCCGGACTGGGCGAAGAACCTTTCGCCCGAGCTCCGCGACGTCGAGCCCGGCACGAACACCGCCACCCCGGTGTTCGACGGCGCGAAGGAGGAGGAGCTCACCGGGCTGCTCAGCGCGACCAAGCCGAACCGCGACGGCGAGCGGATGGTCAAGGAGAACGGCAAGGCCAACCTGTTCGACGGCCGCTCCGGCGAGCCGTACCCGTACCCGGTCGCGGTCGGCTACATGTACATCCTGAAGCTGCACCACCTGGTCGACGACAAGATCCACGCCCGCTCCACCGGTCCGTACTCGATGATCACGCAGCAGCCGCTGGGTGGTAAGGCGCAGTTCGGTGGCCAGCGCTTCGGTGAGATGGAGTGCTGGGCGATGCAGGCGTACGGCGCCGCCTACACGCTGCAGGAGCTGCTGACGATCAAGTCGGACGACGTGGTCGGCCGCGTCAAGGTGTACGAGGCCATCGTCAAGGGCGAGAACATCCCCGAGCCGGGCATCCCGGAGTCGTTCAAGGTGCTCCTCAAGGAGCTCCAGTCGCTGTGCCTCAACGTCGAGGTGCTCTCCAGCGACGGCTCCTCGATCGAGATGCGCGACTCCGACGACGAGGACCTCGAGCGCGCCGCGGCGAACCTCGGCATCAACCTGTCCCGCAACGAGTCGCCCTCGGTGGACGACGTCGTGCACTGATCGCGAGCTGAGGCGGGACCTACCTCCCGTGGGTCCCGCCTCGCCCGCCACCCCTCTCTAGCCGAAACAACCCCAAGGGGATCTAGACGTGCTGGACGTCAACTTTTTCGATGAGCTCCGCATTGGTCTCGCCACGGCCGACGACATCCGTCAGTGGTCGTACGGCGAGGTCAAGAAGCCGGAGACCATCAACTACCGGACGCTCAAGCCCGAGAAGGACGGCCTCTTCTGCGAGAAGATCTTCGGCCCGACCCGGGACTGGGAGTGTTACTGCGGCAAGTACAAGCGCGTCCGCTTCAAGGGCATCATCTGTGAGCGCTGCGGCGTCGAGGTGACCCGCGCCAAGGTGCGCCGCGAGCGGATGGGCCACATCGAGCTGGCCGCCCCGGTAACCCACATCTGGTACTTCAAGGGTGTTCCGTCCCGCCTGGGCTACCTGCTGGACCTGGCGCCGAAGGACCTCGAGAAGATCATCTACTTCGCTGCTTACGTCATCACCGGCGTGAACACGGAGCTGCGCCACAACGACCTGCCGACCCTCGAGAACGAGATCGGCGTCGAGCGCAAGAACCTCGAGACCAAGCGTGACGCCGACATCGAGGCGCGCGCGCAGAAGCTCGAAGCCGACCTGGCCGCGCTGGAGGCGGAGGGCGCCAAGTCCGACGTCCGCCGCAAGGTCAAGGAGGGCGGCGAGCGCGAGATGCGCCAGCTGCGCGACCGCGCCGGCCGCGAGCTGGACCGCCTCGAGGAGGTCTGGACGACCTTCACGAAGCTCGACACCCGCCAGCTGATCGCCGACGAGCTGCTCTACCGCGAGCTCGTCGACCGCTACGGCGAGTACTTCACCGGTGGCATGGGCGCGGAGGCCATCCAGAAGCTGGCCACCGAGTTCGACGTCTCCGCGGAGGCCGACAACCTGCGCGACACCATCCGCAACGGCAAGGGGCAGAAGAAGCTCCGCGCGCTGAAGCGGCTCAAGGTCGTCGCGGCCTTCCAGGCCACCGGCAACGACCCGCGCGGCATGGTGCTCGACGCCGTCCCGGTGATCCCGCCGGACCTGCGCCCGATGGTGCAGCTGGACGGTGGCCGCTTCGCGACCTCCGACCTGAACGACCTGTACCGCCGGGTGATCAACCGGAACAACCGCCTCAAGCGGCTGATCGACCTCGGCGCGCCCGAGATCATCGTCAACAACGAGAAGCGGATGCTGCAGGAGGCCGTCGACGCGCTGTTCGACAACGGCCGCCGCGGTCGTCCGGTCACCGGCCCGGGCAACCGGCCGCTGAAGTCGCTGTCCGACCTGCTCAAGGGCAAGCAGGGCCGGTTCCGCCAGAACCTGCTCGGCAAGCGCGTCGACTACTCGGGCCGTTCGGTCATCATCGTCGGCCCGCAGCTGAAGCTGCACCAGTGCGGTCTGCCGAAGGACATGGCGCTCGAGCTGTTCAAGCCGTTCGTCATGAAGCGGCTGGTCGACCTGAACCACGCGCAGAACATCAAGTCCGCCAAGCGGATGGTGGAGCGCTCGCGGCCGCAGGTGTGGGACGTGCTGGAAGAGGTCATCACCGGTCACCCGGTGATGCTGAACCGCGCGCCGACGCTGCACCGCCTCGGCATCCAGGCCTTCGAGCCGCAGCTGGTCGAGGGCAAGGCCATCCAGCTGCACCCGCTGGTCTGCGAGGCGTTCAACGCGGACTTCGACGGTGACCAGATGGCGGTGCACCTGCCGCTGTCGGCCGAGGCGCAGGCCGAGGCCCGGATCCTGATGCTGTCGGC
Protein-coding sequences here:
- a CDS encoding DNA-directed RNA polymerase subunit beta produces the protein MAVSPANQATAATTSAESRSEATGIPGAPKRVSFAKIREPLNTPNLLDVQIQSFQWFTGDEAWFQRRVEEGEENPVGGLEEVLNEISPIEDFSGSMSLSFSAPRFDEVKASIEECKDKDMTYAAPLFVTAEFVNNNTGEIKSQTVFLGDFPVMTDKGTFVINGTERVVVSQLVRSPGVYYSKDIDKTSDKDVFSVRVIPSRGAWLEFDVDKRDTVGVRIDRKRRQPVTVLLKALGWTTEAIRERFSFSETLLATLEKDHTAGTDEALLDIYRKLRPGEPPTKESAQTLLENLFFKAKRYDLAKVGRYKVNKKLGLSTPIDNGTLTEEDIVTIIEYLVRLHAGEDKMTAANNTEIPVETDDIDHFGNRRIRTVGELIQNQIRVGLSRTERVVRERMTTQDVEAITPQTLINIRPIGAAIKEFFGTSQLSQFMQQTNPIDGLTHKRRLNALGPGGLSRERAGMEVRDVHPSHYGRMCPIETPEGPNIGLIGSLCSYARVNPFGFIETPYRKVVEGRVTDQIDYLTADEEDRFVKAQANAPITDDGTFVEDRVMARRKGGEVELIDPLDIDYMDVSPRQMVSIATAMIPFLEHDDANRALMGANMQRQAVPLLRSQAPYVGTGVELRAAIDSGDMLVAEQSGVVEELSADLITVMHDDGTRKSYSLYKFRRSNHGTCFNHRPIVNEGDRIEAGQVIADGPSTENGEVALGKNLLVAVMPWEGHNYEDAIILSERLVQDDVLTSIHIEEHEIDARDTKLGAEEITRDIPNVSEEVLADLDERGIIRIGAEVRDGDILVGKVTPKGETELTPEERLLRAIFGEKAREVRDTSLKVPHGETGKVIGIRVFSREDDDELPPGVNELVRVYVAQKRKIQPGDKLAGRHGNKGVIGKILPVEDMPFMEDGTPVDIILNTHGVPRRMNIGQILELHLGWLASQGWTIEGDPDWAKNLSPELRDVEPGTNTATPVFDGAKEEELTGLLSATKPNRDGERMVKENGKANLFDGRSGEPYPYPVAVGYMYILKLHHLVDDKIHARSTGPYSMITQQPLGGKAQFGGQRFGEMECWAMQAYGAAYTLQELLTIKSDDVVGRVKVYEAIVKGENIPEPGIPESFKVLLKELQSLCLNVEVLSSDGSSIEMRDSDDEDLERAAANLGINLSRNESPSVDDVVH